In one window of Nothobranchius furzeri strain GRZ-AD chromosome 11, NfurGRZ-RIMD1, whole genome shotgun sequence DNA:
- the LOC107383717 gene encoding zinc finger protein 846 isoform X1: MEICWNPQKTDPQNESCCNGEEIPLNQEEPDLLQMKEDQEEWDPSQRKESEPEPPWIKEELCSSEDEEQLVLKQETDTFTMTCDEGELSEPEPNSQQLLSHISAVTQTLNQNLEPESDGDAELNPEQTHHRETRTGSGTEPVMCDLCGKTLKNKYKVEYHQRIHTGEKPHVCKVCGKGFRQKDYLKRHTRTHTGERPHVCTLCGKSFRESCYLTVHMRSHTGEKPYVCKLCGKSFRHSGTLSEHMKNHSGVKLFSCETCGKSFINNSNLSIHMKTHTDLKPHSCDTCGKSFRRSHHLVNHRRTHTDLKLYSCVTCGKAFKTHGGWSSHVGSHAGLRPYVCGTCGGAFRSHSGCFLHMKSHTGESGAGDQL, translated from the exons ATGGAGATCTGCTGGAATCCACAGAAAACCG ACCCCCAAAATGAGTCGTGCTGTAACGGAGAGGAAATACCACTAAACCAGGAGGAACCAGATCTTCTACAGATGAAAGAGGACCAGGAGGAGTGGGATCCATCACAGAGaaaagaatcagaaccagaacctcccTGGATAAAGGAGGAGCTCTGCAGCAGTGAGGATGAGGAGCAGCTGGTTCTGAAACAGGAGACCGACACCTTCACGATGACCTGTGATGAGGGTGAGCTGAGTGAACCAGAACCAAACTCACAGCAGCTCCTCTCTCACATCTCTGCTGTaactcagactctgaaccagaatCTGGAACCAGAATCAGATGGTGATGCTGAGCTGAACCCAGAACAGACCCATCACAGAGAGACCAGAACCGGGTCTGGTACTGAGCCTGTGATGTGTGACCTTTGTGGGAAGACATTAAAGAACAAATACAAAGTTGAGTATCATCAGAGGATTCACACGGGTGAAAAACCACATGTTTGTAAAGTCTGTGGCAAAGGTTTCCGACAGAAGGATTATTTAAAACGTCACACGAGAACCcacacaggagagaggcctcatGTTTGCACGCTCTGTGGCAAAAGCTTCAGAGAGAGCTGTTATCTGACCGTTCACATGAGGTCCCACACAGGCGAGAAGCCTTACGTCTGCAAGTTATGTGGCAAAAGTTTTAGGCACAGTGGGACGCTGTCCGAGCACATGAAAAACCACAGCGGCGTgaagttgttttcctgtgaaactTGTGGGAAAAGCTTTATTAATAACTCCAATCTGAGCATCCACATGAAAACCCACACTGACCTGAAGCCCCATTCCTGTGACACTTGTGGCAAAAGTTTCCGACGAAGCCATCATCTGGTCAACCACAGGAGAACCCACACGGACCTGAAGCTGTACTCATGTGTAACGTGTGGAAAAGCGTTCAAGACTCACGGTGGTTGGTCTTCACACGTGGGGTCCCATGCAGGCCTGAGGCCGTACGTGTGTGGCACGTGTGGAGGAGCTTTCAGGAGCCACAGCGGGTGCTTCCTGCACATGAAGTCCCACACGGGAGAGTCTGGAGCCGGAGATCAGCTGTAG
- the LOC107383717 gene encoding zinc finger protein 846 isoform X2 translates to MKEDQEEWDPSQRKESEPEPPWIKEELCSSEDEEQLVLKQETDTFTMTCDEGELSEPEPNSQQLLSHISAVTQTLNQNLEPESDGDAELNPEQTHHRETRTGSGTEPVMCDLCGKTLKNKYKVEYHQRIHTGEKPHVCKVCGKGFRQKDYLKRHTRTHTGERPHVCTLCGKSFRESCYLTVHMRSHTGEKPYVCKLCGKSFRHSGTLSEHMKNHSGVKLFSCETCGKSFINNSNLSIHMKTHTDLKPHSCDTCGKSFRRSHHLVNHRRTHTDLKLYSCVTCGKAFKTHGGWSSHVGSHAGLRPYVCGTCGGAFRSHSGCFLHMKSHTGESGAGDQL, encoded by the coding sequence ATGAAAGAGGACCAGGAGGAGTGGGATCCATCACAGAGaaaagaatcagaaccagaacctcccTGGATAAAGGAGGAGCTCTGCAGCAGTGAGGATGAGGAGCAGCTGGTTCTGAAACAGGAGACCGACACCTTCACGATGACCTGTGATGAGGGTGAGCTGAGTGAACCAGAACCAAACTCACAGCAGCTCCTCTCTCACATCTCTGCTGTaactcagactctgaaccagaatCTGGAACCAGAATCAGATGGTGATGCTGAGCTGAACCCAGAACAGACCCATCACAGAGAGACCAGAACCGGGTCTGGTACTGAGCCTGTGATGTGTGACCTTTGTGGGAAGACATTAAAGAACAAATACAAAGTTGAGTATCATCAGAGGATTCACACGGGTGAAAAACCACATGTTTGTAAAGTCTGTGGCAAAGGTTTCCGACAGAAGGATTATTTAAAACGTCACACGAGAACCcacacaggagagaggcctcatGTTTGCACGCTCTGTGGCAAAAGCTTCAGAGAGAGCTGTTATCTGACCGTTCACATGAGGTCCCACACAGGCGAGAAGCCTTACGTCTGCAAGTTATGTGGCAAAAGTTTTAGGCACAGTGGGACGCTGTCCGAGCACATGAAAAACCACAGCGGCGTgaagttgttttcctgtgaaactTGTGGGAAAAGCTTTATTAATAACTCCAATCTGAGCATCCACATGAAAACCCACACTGACCTGAAGCCCCATTCCTGTGACACTTGTGGCAAAAGTTTCCGACGAAGCCATCATCTGGTCAACCACAGGAGAACCCACACGGACCTGAAGCTGTACTCATGTGTAACGTGTGGAAAAGCGTTCAAGACTCACGGTGGTTGGTCTTCACACGTGGGGTCCCATGCAGGCCTGAGGCCGTACGTGTGTGGCACGTGTGGAGGAGCTTTCAGGAGCCACAGCGGGTGCTTCCTGCACATGAAGTCCCACACGGGAGAGTCTGGAGCCGGAGATCAGCTGTAG
- the znf622 gene encoding cytoplasmic 60S subunit biogenesis factor ZNF622 isoform X1, translated as MMPPVQHLRDFIGERLTAVATEIFTEFEKTIVRYEEELARSRRLMVISWKPEKDVHRLGLQQEHDPTTELILTDQEWNSSLDLEKPRSPQIKDDHKELDPESPQIQEKHQEEPLQLKQETDPFLVTVLDEESEHSEAEPEGGQPNSQSSDATQNLDQDLRSNQKTELTDHTNIGHSNRNEPTPERSFTCGGYATHQQHVSNKTFINPSLLNAHAASHSSQRSFPGGDTLSHSSHLLNQLNSHKVRSPASDSLQHCCPTCGRVCASHSSLVTHIRSHTGEKPFSCRVCGKRFSTNGNCKIHMRVHTGEKPYSCQVTMATYTCISCRVAFADGDLQRAHYKTDWHRYNLKRKVADMPPVTAENFQERVLVQRAAAEQQLTDAAITEGCSICNKKFSSTNAYQNHLQSHKHQQAEKQALLTAQRRVEKMNMKNLEKGLCEEEDNDARNKALQQALREEQRSSPAKQRWVQSSQGVTKQKAEKPPRMMWLEEQAKRREREEGATAEEDDWEDVDEEEDDDDDMEEDGAEEETMDQEEGSSPAPSDPMPLTGSIPVTDCLFCSHHSRSLMKNVAHMTNVHSFFIPDVEFLVDLKGFVRYLGEKVGAGNVCLWCNEKGRSFYSTEAVQSHMIDKSHCKLFTDGDASLEFADFYDFRSSYPDRPEGEEGAVSDEDLPDDKNLEYDDETLELTLPSGAKIGHRSLIRYYKQRFGTQRAVALSHNRNAVGRVLRQYRALGWGGDGGVGSLQQRQKDMQYVQRMKSKWMLKVGMSNNATKQKHFRVQVMF; from the exons ATGATGCCTCCAGTTCAGCATCTGAGAGACTTTATCGGTGAACGACTAACTGCTGTTGCGACCGAAATTTTCACCGAGTTTGAAAAAACGATCGTTCGGTACGAAGAAGAGCTGGCTCGCTCCCGCAGACTGATGGTTATCAGCTGGAAACCTGAAAAAGACGTCCACAGACTCG GCCTTCAGCAGGAACACGATCCCACAACTGAGCTGATCCTCACAGACCAGGAGTGGAACTCCAGCCTGGACCTGGAGAAACCAAGATCTCCACAAATCAAAGATGACCACAAGGAACTAGATCCAGAATCTCCGCAGATCCAAGAAAAGCATCAGGAAGAACCACTTCAGCTGAAGCAAGAGACAGATCCGTTCCTGGTGACTGTTTTGGATGAAGAAAGTGAGCACAGTGAAGCAGAACCAGAGGGGGGGCAGCCCAACTCTCAGAGTTCTGATGCAACCCAGAACCTGGATCAGGATTTGAGGTCAAATCAGAAAACTGAACTCACAGATCACACAAACATTGGTCACAGTAACAGAAACGAGCCTACACCTGAGAGGAGCTTCACCTGTGGTGGTTACGCCACCCACCAGCAGCACGTTTCTAACAAAACGTTTATAAATCCTTCATTACTGAACGCTCACGCTGCATCCCACTCAAGTCAGAGGTCATTTCCTGGTGGGGACACGTTGTCTCACAGCTCTCATCTTCTAAATCAGCTGAACAGCCACAAAGTCAGGAGCCCAGCCTCTGACAGCCTGCAGCACTGCTGTCCTACCTGTGGCAGAGTTTGTGCTTCTCACTCCAGTCTAGTGACCCACATCAGGAGTCACACGGGCGAAAAGCCGTTCTCCTGCAGGGTGTGTGGGAAAAGGTTCAGCACCAACGGGAACTGTAAGatccacatgagagtccacaccgggGAAAAACCGTATTCATGCCAG GTCACCATGGCCACCTACACCTGCATCAGCTGTCGGGTGGCCTTTGCCGATGGCGACTTGCAGCGAGCGCACTACAAAACCGACTGGCATCGTTACAACTTGAAGCGTAAGGTGGCCGACATGCCACCCGTCACAGCTGAAAACTTCCAGGAGCGAGTCCTGGTGCAGAGGGCCGCTGCTGAGCAGCAGCTGACTGACGCCGCAATAACGGAGGGCTGCTCCATCTGCAACAAGAAGTTCTCCAGCACCAACGCTTACCAGAACCACCTTCAGTCTCACAAACACCAACAGGCCGAGAAGCAGGCGCTGCTCACGGCACAGAGGAGAGTGGAGAAGATGAACATGAAAAACCTGGAGAAGGGACTCTGCGAGGAGGAGGATAACGATGCGAGGAACAAGGCTCTGCAGCAGGCCCTGAGAGAGGAGCAGAGGTCGAGCCCGGCAAAGCAGAGGTGGGTCCAGAGTTCACAGGGAGTAACGAAACAGAAGGCGGAGAAACCACCGCGGATGATGTGGTTGGAGGAGCAAGCCAAGAGGCGTGAGAGAGAGGAAGGAGCAACAGCTGAAGAAG ATGACTGGGAGGATGTGGatgaggaggaagatgatgatgatgacatggAGGAAGATGGAGCTGAGGAGGAAACGATGGATCAGGAGGAAGGCAGCTCTCCTGCTCCGTCCGACCCGATGCCTCTGACTGGTTCCATTCCCGTCACCGACTGCCTGTTCTGCTCCCACCACTCCAGGTCGCTGATGAAGAACGTCGCCCACATGACCAACGTCCACAGCTTCTTCATCCCTGATGTAGAGTTCCTTGTCGACCTCAAGGGCTTTGTCCGTTACCTCG GTGAAAAGGTCGGAGCAGGAAACGTGTGTCTGTGGTGTAATGAGAAGGGGCGCTCGTTTTACTCAACAGAAGCTGTTCAGAGTCACATGATCGACAAAAGCCACTGCAAACTTTTCACAGATGGAGACGCTTCCCTGGAGTTTGCAGACTTTTATGATTTCAG GAGCAGCTATCCTGACAGGccggagggagaggagggagccGTGTCTGATGAAGATCTGCCGGACGACAAGAACCTGGAGTATGACGATGAAACGCTGGAGCTGACTCTTCCCTCAG GAGCAAAAATTGGCCACCGCTCCCTCATCAGATACTACAAACAGCGGTTTGGGACGCAGCGAGCCGTCGCTCTGAGCCACAACAGGAACGCCGTCGGCAGAGTCCTCCGGCAGTACAGAGCTCTGGGCTGGGGGGGCGATGGAG GTGTCGGCTCTTTGCAGCAGAGGCAGAAGGACATGCAGTACGTCCAGAGGATGAAGTCCAAGTGGATGCTGAAGGTGGGCATGAGCAACAACGCCACCAAGCAGAAGCACTTCAGGGTCCAGGTCATGTTCTAA
- the znf622 gene encoding cytoplasmic 60S subunit biogenesis factor ZNF622 isoform X2 has protein sequence MATYTCISCRVAFADGDLQRAHYKTDWHRYNLKRKVADMPPVTAENFQERVLVQRAAAEQQLTDAAITEGCSICNKKFSSTNAYQNHLQSHKHQQAEKQALLTAQRRVEKMNMKNLEKGLCEEEDNDARNKALQQALREEQRSSPAKQRWVQSSQGVTKQKAEKPPRMMWLEEQAKRREREEGATAEEDDWEDVDEEEDDDDDMEEDGAEEETMDQEEGSSPAPSDPMPLTGSIPVTDCLFCSHHSRSLMKNVAHMTNVHSFFIPDVEFLVDLKGFVRYLGEKVGAGNVCLWCNEKGRSFYSTEAVQSHMIDKSHCKLFTDGDASLEFADFYDFRSSYPDRPEGEEGAVSDEDLPDDKNLEYDDETLELTLPSGAKIGHRSLIRYYKQRFGTQRAVALSHNRNAVGRVLRQYRALGWGGDGGVGSLQQRQKDMQYVQRMKSKWMLKVGMSNNATKQKHFRVQVMF, from the exons ATGGCCACCTACACCTGCATCAGCTGTCGGGTGGCCTTTGCCGATGGCGACTTGCAGCGAGCGCACTACAAAACCGACTGGCATCGTTACAACTTGAAGCGTAAGGTGGCCGACATGCCACCCGTCACAGCTGAAAACTTCCAGGAGCGAGTCCTGGTGCAGAGGGCCGCTGCTGAGCAGCAGCTGACTGACGCCGCAATAACGGAGGGCTGCTCCATCTGCAACAAGAAGTTCTCCAGCACCAACGCTTACCAGAACCACCTTCAGTCTCACAAACACCAACAGGCCGAGAAGCAGGCGCTGCTCACGGCACAGAGGAGAGTGGAGAAGATGAACATGAAAAACCTGGAGAAGGGACTCTGCGAGGAGGAGGATAACGATGCGAGGAACAAGGCTCTGCAGCAGGCCCTGAGAGAGGAGCAGAGGTCGAGCCCGGCAAAGCAGAGGTGGGTCCAGAGTTCACAGGGAGTAACGAAACAGAAGGCGGAGAAACCACCGCGGATGATGTGGTTGGAGGAGCAAGCCAAGAGGCGTGAGAGAGAGGAAGGAGCAACAGCTGAAGAAG ATGACTGGGAGGATGTGGatgaggaggaagatgatgatgatgacatggAGGAAGATGGAGCTGAGGAGGAAACGATGGATCAGGAGGAAGGCAGCTCTCCTGCTCCGTCCGACCCGATGCCTCTGACTGGTTCCATTCCCGTCACCGACTGCCTGTTCTGCTCCCACCACTCCAGGTCGCTGATGAAGAACGTCGCCCACATGACCAACGTCCACAGCTTCTTCATCCCTGATGTAGAGTTCCTTGTCGACCTCAAGGGCTTTGTCCGTTACCTCG GTGAAAAGGTCGGAGCAGGAAACGTGTGTCTGTGGTGTAATGAGAAGGGGCGCTCGTTTTACTCAACAGAAGCTGTTCAGAGTCACATGATCGACAAAAGCCACTGCAAACTTTTCACAGATGGAGACGCTTCCCTGGAGTTTGCAGACTTTTATGATTTCAG GAGCAGCTATCCTGACAGGccggagggagaggagggagccGTGTCTGATGAAGATCTGCCGGACGACAAGAACCTGGAGTATGACGATGAAACGCTGGAGCTGACTCTTCCCTCAG GAGCAAAAATTGGCCACCGCTCCCTCATCAGATACTACAAACAGCGGTTTGGGACGCAGCGAGCCGTCGCTCTGAGCCACAACAGGAACGCCGTCGGCAGAGTCCTCCGGCAGTACAGAGCTCTGGGCTGGGGGGGCGATGGAG GTGTCGGCTCTTTGCAGCAGAGGCAGAAGGACATGCAGTACGTCCAGAGGATGAAGTCCAAGTGGATGCTGAAGGTGGGCATGAGCAACAACGCCACCAAGCAGAAGCACTTCAGGGTCCAGGTCATGTTCTAA